One Rhodobacteraceae bacterium M385 genomic region harbors:
- the lpdA gene encoding dihydrolipoyl dehydrogenase, giving the protein MAAQNFDLIVIGAGPGGYVAAIRASQLGLKTAIVEREHMGGICLNWGCIPTKALLRSSEVFHLMHRAKEFGLTADGIGYDLNKVVDRSRKVAKQLSGGVAHLMKKNKVTTVMGEATIPAKGKVVVKTEKGSEELTAKNIIVATGARARELPGLEADGKRVWTYKAALNPPHMPKKLLVIGSGAIGIEFASFYNTLGADTTVVEVMDRVLPVEDAEISAFAKKSFEKQGMKIMQKAMVKQLDRAADKVTAHIEVNGKVEKQEFDTVISAVGIVGNVENLGLEGLGVKIDRTHVVTDEYCRTGVDGVYAIGDIAGAPWLAHKASHEGVMVAELIAGQKAHPIKPESIAGCTYCHPQVASVGLTEAKAKEQGYKVKVGRFPFIGNGKAIALGEPEGMIKTVFDEKTGELLGAHMIGAEVTELIQGYVVGQKLETTEQDLMETVFPHPTLSEMMHESVLDAYDRVIHI; this is encoded by the coding sequence CCGCACAGAACTTTGACCTTATTGTTATTGGGGCCGGGCCGGGCGGCTACGTCGCCGCCATCCGCGCCAGCCAGCTTGGCTTGAAGACCGCAATTGTGGAACGCGAACATATGGGCGGCATCTGTCTGAACTGGGGCTGTATCCCCACCAAGGCGCTGTTGCGCTCGTCCGAGGTGTTTCACCTGATGCATCGGGCCAAGGAATTTGGCCTGACCGCCGATGGCATCGGCTATGACCTGAACAAGGTCGTGGACCGCTCTCGTAAGGTGGCCAAACAGCTTTCGGGCGGTGTGGCGCATCTGATGAAGAAGAACAAAGTGACCACTGTGATGGGCGAGGCGACGATCCCCGCCAAGGGTAAGGTCGTGGTTAAGACCGAGAAGGGCAGCGAAGAGCTGACGGCGAAAAACATCATCGTCGCCACCGGCGCGCGGGCCCGTGAATTGCCGGGCCTGGAAGCCGACGGCAAGCGCGTCTGGACCTACAAAGCCGCGCTGAACCCGCCCCATATGCCGAAAAAGTTGCTGGTCATCGGTTCCGGCGCGATTGGCATCGAATTTGCCAGCTTCTACAACACCTTGGGCGCTGACACGACCGTGGTTGAAGTGATGGACCGGGTCCTGCCCGTAGAAGACGCCGAGATTTCGGCCTTCGCCAAGAAGTCCTTTGAGAAGCAAGGCATGAAGATAATGCAAAAGGCGATGGTCAAGCAATTGGACCGGGCCGCCGATAAAGTGACGGCGCATATCGAGGTTAACGGCAAGGTCGAGAAACAAGAGTTCGACACCGTGATTTCCGCTGTCGGCATCGTCGGCAACGTCGAGAATCTGGGCCTCGAAGGGCTCGGCGTGAAGATCGACCGTACCCATGTCGTGACCGATGAATACTGCCGCACCGGCGTTGATGGCGTCTATGCGATCGGCGACATCGCAGGCGCGCCGTGGTTGGCGCATAAGGCGTCCCACGAAGGGGTTATGGTTGCGGAATTGATCGCCGGCCAGAAGGCCCATCCGATCAAACCCGAAAGCATCGCGGGCTGCACCTATTGCCACCCGCAGGTGGCCAGCGTGGGCCTGACCGAGGCGAAAGCGAAAGAGCAGGGCTATAAGGTGAAGGTCGGACGCTTCCCCTTCATCGGCAACGGCAAGGCGATTGCCTTGGGTGAGCCTGAGGGGATGATCAAAACCGTCTTCGACGAGAAGACCGGAGAGCTTTTGGGCGCCCATATGATCGGCGCGGAAGTGACCGAGCTGATCCAGGGCTACGTCGTCGGTCAGAAGCTGGAGACCACGGAACAGGATCTGATGGAAACCGTCTTCCCGCACCCAACTCTGTCGGAGATGATGCACGAAAGCGTGCTCGACGCCTACGACCGGGTGATCCACATCTAA